The window TCTTCTCCCCGCCTGATAACTTTTCAATCAAGGTCCCGTGGGTATTGCGAGGAAAGAGGAATTGCTCCAAGAGTTCTGCGATAGAAACCATACCAGAAGTCGTTTTTGCTTCTTCTGCCACTTCCTGCAAGAAATTGATGACCCGCTTGCTTTCATCTAAACCTTTAATGGTCTGAGAAAAATAACCGATACGGATGGTTTCCCCAATATCTACCTTACCGCTGTCTGCCTGTAAGTCGCCTGCAATCAGATTGAGTAAGGTTGATTTTCCTTTTCCATTATCACCAACAATACCGATGCGGTCTTTGTTTTGAATGAGCAGGTTAAAGTCTTTTAAAATGGGCTTGTCAGGATAGGAAAAGCTGACATTTTCAAAGTTAATGACCTTTTTACCGATACGAGAGGTTTCAAAATTGATTTCCAGTTCGCTATCGTCTATCTTGTTGGCTAAATCGCCCTTGAGGTCATGGAAACGATTGATACGGGCCTGCTGTTTGGTAGCACGAGCTTGAGGTTGTCTGCGCATCCAAGCCAGTTCTTGTTTGTATAGTTGTTCTTTCTTGTGACGAAGGGCAGCATCTCGCTCGTCCTGCTCTGCCTTTAAGCGAACATAGTCCTGGTAATTTCCCTGATATTCGGTCAAGCTAGCGCGGTCTAGTTCGAAAATCCGTGTCGCCACATTGTCCAAGAAATAGCGGTCGTGGGTAATAAAGAGAACAGATTTCTTGGTGTTTTTCAAGAAAGTTGTCAACCACTCAATAGTATCAATATCCAGGTGGTTTGTCGGTTCATCCAGCAAAAGCAAATCCGCATTGCCAAGGAGAACTTGGGCCAACTGCACCCGTCTGCGTAGACCACCTGACAACTCGGCAACTGTTTTGTTAAGCTCTGTTAAGCCAAGTTTGGACAGAACGGTCTTGACCTGGCTTTCAATCTCCCAAGCATTGAGAGAATCCATCTCTGCCATGACTTTCTCCAGTCTTGCTTGATTGGTTTCATCATAGTTAGACAAAAGCAATTCATATTCACGAATCAACTGGGTTTCACGAAGGTCAGAAGAAAGAACAGTGTCTAAAACTGTCTTACTTTCATCAAAATCA is drawn from Streptococcus sp. 29892 and contains these coding sequences:
- a CDS encoding ABC-F family ATP-binding cassette domain-containing protein, with amino-acid sequence MSDFIVEHLTKSVGDKTVFADLSFIIHQGDRIGIIGVNGTGKTTLLDVLSGRIGFDGDVSPFHTKNTYKIAYLTQEPDFDESKTVLDTVLSSDLRETQLIREYELLLSNYDETNQARLEKVMAEMDSLNAWEIESQVKTVLSKLGLTELNKTVAELSGGLRRRVQLAQVLLGNADLLLLDEPTNHLDIDTIEWLTTFLKNTKKSVLFITHDRYFLDNVATRIFELDRASLTEYQGNYQDYVRLKAEQDERDAALRHKKEQLYKQELAWMRRQPQARATKQQARINRFHDLKGDLANKIDDSELEINFETSRIGKKVINFENVSFSYPDKPILKDFNLLIQNKDRIGIVGDNGKGKSTLLNLIAGDLQADSGKVDIGETIRIGYFSQTIKGLDESKRVINFLQEVAEEAKTTSGMVSIAELLEQFLFPRNTHGTLIEKLSGGEKKRLYLLKILLQRPNVLLLDEPTNDLDIATLTVLEHFLQGFAGPVITVSHDRYFLDKVANKILAFEDDGIQTFFGNYTDYLDEKAFLTSSSAISLEKPKEKSEKVKETKKRMSYFEKQEWATIEEDIAGLEERIAEIEAEMLTCGSDFTKLSDLQKELDEKNDLLLEKYERYEYLSELEG